From the Longimicrobium sp. genome, one window contains:
- a CDS encoding DUF1800 domain-containing protein — protein sequence MPDLDRIPQLSRLRRAAHAGGLLLSGFLLTALGPAPSFLAAAAVMPDASTSPWAVSSPVVREGGLRVVVAANSFAPLRSRPTLQRRAEIASPPTAEDTARALQLLQRATFGARPRDLAEVLRLGREAWLDRQLHPERIDDAALGARLAAFPAAAMSPGELYAAFPPPQADPARRAQRDSARRAAQGDGEMMRPGAAAADERMDAPQRPRARRRIADDTAAAMRADGAGFAQRRRAGARRPAAILFDAAGAKVQRAVYSERQLQEVMTDFWFNHFNVFFGKNQDRYLVTAYERDAIRPHVFGKFRDLLEATAKHPAMLVYLDNAQSMVPDSLNPNAGPMETARQRLMAMPPAQRAEVLRRRGVDPAMAERMMADSGAAGRRRARGINENYARELMELHTLGVDGGYTQKDVIEVARALTGWTVEGRGRRAAGGFEPSFIFRPAMHDPGEKTVLGHRLAAGRGIEDGEEVLDLLARHPATARRVAFRLAQRFVADDPPPSLVDRLAATFTRTDGDLREVTRALFLSPELYDTRYADAKVKSPLEFVAGALRATGADVGPSRGVLQALREMGEMPYAASPPTGYASSSAEWTNSGAMLNRMNFGLALAAGRIDGVRLDPARFVSGDAQRQVAALAAAVMPGTTDAGLFRTIADDVAAQAQLDERQRAARALGLLIGSPAFQRR from the coding sequence ATGCCTGACCTCGATCGAATCCCCCAACTCTCGCGCCTCCGCCGCGCCGCGCACGCTGGCGGTTTGCTGCTGAGCGGCTTCCTGCTCACCGCCCTCGGCCCCGCGCCGTCGTTCCTGGCCGCGGCCGCGGTGATGCCCGATGCGAGCACCAGCCCCTGGGCGGTCTCATCGCCCGTAGTCCGCGAAGGCGGACTTCGTGTGGTTGTTGCTGCGAATTCATTCGCCCCCCTCCGCTCGCGTCCGACCCTCCAGCGCCGCGCGGAGATCGCATCTCCCCCGACCGCGGAGGACACCGCGCGGGCGCTGCAGCTGCTGCAGCGCGCGACGTTCGGCGCGCGGCCGCGGGATCTCGCGGAGGTGCTGCGGCTGGGGCGGGAGGCGTGGCTCGACCGGCAGCTCCACCCCGAGCGCATCGACGACGCGGCGCTCGGCGCGCGGCTGGCGGCCTTCCCCGCGGCGGCGATGTCACCCGGCGAGCTGTACGCCGCCTTCCCGCCGCCGCAGGCCGATCCCGCGCGCCGCGCCCAGCGCGACTCCGCCCGCCGCGCCGCGCAGGGCGACGGGGAGATGATGCGCCCCGGCGCCGCCGCGGCCGACGAGCGGATGGACGCGCCGCAGCGCCCGCGCGCCCGCCGCCGCATCGCCGACGACACGGCGGCGGCGATGCGCGCGGACGGCGCCGGGTTCGCGCAGCGGCGCCGCGCCGGCGCCCGGCGTCCCGCGGCGATCCTGTTCGACGCGGCGGGGGCCAAGGTGCAGCGCGCCGTCTACAGCGAGCGGCAGTTGCAGGAGGTGATGACGGACTTCTGGTTCAACCACTTCAACGTCTTCTTCGGGAAAAACCAGGACCGCTACCTCGTCACCGCCTACGAGCGCGACGCCATCCGCCCGCACGTCTTCGGGAAGTTCCGCGACCTCCTGGAGGCGACCGCCAAGCACCCGGCCATGCTCGTCTATCTCGACAACGCGCAGAGCATGGTGCCGGACTCGCTCAACCCCAACGCCGGCCCTATGGAGACCGCGCGCCAGCGGCTGATGGCGATGCCGCCCGCGCAGCGCGCCGAGGTGCTGCGCCGCCGCGGCGTCGACCCGGCGATGGCGGAGCGGATGATGGCCGATTCGGGCGCGGCGGGGCGGCGGCGCGCGCGGGGGATCAACGAGAACTACGCGCGCGAGCTGATGGAGCTGCACACCCTCGGCGTCGACGGCGGATACACGCAGAAGGACGTGATCGAGGTCGCCCGCGCGCTCACCGGGTGGACGGTGGAGGGACGCGGGCGGCGCGCGGCGGGCGGGTTCGAGCCGTCGTTCATCTTCCGCCCCGCGATGCACGATCCGGGGGAGAAGACCGTGCTCGGCCATCGCCTCGCGGCGGGGCGGGGGATCGAGGACGGCGAGGAGGTGCTCGACCTCCTCGCGCGCCACCCGGCGACGGCGCGGCGCGTCGCCTTCCGGCTGGCGCAGCGCTTCGTGGCCGACGACCCGCCGCCGTCGCTCGTCGATCGCCTCGCCGCGACGTTCACGCGCACCGACGGCGACCTGCGCGAGGTGACGCGCGCACTCTTCCTCTCCCCCGAGCTGTACGACACGCGCTACGCCGACGCCAAGGTGAAGTCGCCGCTGGAATTCGTCGCCGGTGCGCTGCGGGCGACCGGGGCGGACGTGGGCCCCTCGCGCGGGGTGCTGCAGGCGTTGCGGGAGATGGGCGAGATGCCGTACGCCGCCTCGCCGCCGACGGGCTACGCCAGCTCGTCCGCCGAGTGGACCAACAGCGGGGCGATGCTGAACCGGATGAACTTCGGCCTTGCACTCGCCGCGGGACGGATCGACGGCGTGCGATTGGACCCGGCGCGATTCGTGTCAGGCGATGCGCAGCGTCAGGTGGCCGCCCTCGCCGCCGCGGTGATGCCGGGGACGACGGATGCGGGCCTGTTCCGCACCATCGCCGACGACGTGGCCGCGCAGGCGCAGCTCGACGAGCGGCAGCGCGCCGCGCGGGCGCTGGGGCTGCTGATCGGCTCGCCGGCGTTCCAGCGGAGATAA
- a CDS encoding DUF1501 domain-containing protein: MDPINRRVFLKGGAMALLALARPPEFLARSLLAESRAAARKKTLICIFQRGAADGLSMVVPFGDPAYYAARRSIAIADPARRGARGALDLDGHFGLHPSLEPLLELYRRRELAIVHAAGSPNPSRSHFEAQDIMETASPDRRSSDGWLNRVLRETDCAECAGRTLADPHAHAADHAAGQAALRGVAMGAELPLSLRGTAPALAIADLDRFGVAGGHDPSLAGTFARMYGNEHGDRVSGAAGEGLDAAELLKRIDPARYEPAAGARYPGTDFGRSLRQIAQLVKAEVGVEVAFADLGGWDTHVAQGGADGQLARRLAELAQGLRALHDDLGERMRDVVILTMSEFGRTVAENGSGGTDHGHANCMFVIGGDVRGGRVLGDWPGLAPGQLHEGRDLKVTTDFRDVFAEVAGKHLGATHLERVFPGFEASPARFRGVLG, from the coding sequence ATGGACCCGATCAACCGGCGCGTGTTCCTGAAGGGCGGCGCCATGGCACTGCTGGCGCTGGCCCGGCCGCCCGAATTCCTGGCGCGCTCGCTGCTGGCCGAGTCGCGCGCCGCCGCGCGGAAGAAGACGCTGATCTGCATCTTCCAGCGCGGCGCGGCCGACGGGCTCAGCATGGTCGTCCCCTTCGGCGATCCGGCGTACTACGCGGCGCGGCGCTCCATCGCCATCGCCGACCCGGCGCGGCGGGGGGCGCGGGGCGCGCTGGACCTGGACGGCCACTTCGGGCTCCATCCCTCGCTCGAGCCGCTGCTGGAGCTGTATCGCCGCCGCGAGCTGGCCATCGTCCACGCGGCCGGATCGCCCAACCCCTCGCGCTCGCACTTCGAGGCGCAGGACATCATGGAGACGGCGTCGCCCGACCGACGTTCGAGCGACGGGTGGCTGAACCGCGTGCTGCGCGAGACCGACTGCGCCGAATGTGCAGGCCGCACGCTGGCCGATCCGCACGCGCACGCGGCCGACCACGCCGCGGGACAGGCGGCGCTCCGCGGCGTGGCGATGGGGGCCGAGCTCCCGCTCTCGCTGCGCGGCACGGCGCCGGCGCTGGCCATCGCCGACCTGGACCGCTTCGGCGTGGCCGGCGGGCACGACCCGTCGCTGGCCGGCACCTTCGCGCGGATGTACGGCAACGAGCACGGCGACCGGGTGAGCGGCGCCGCGGGCGAGGGGCTGGACGCGGCCGAGCTGCTGAAGCGCATCGACCCCGCACGCTACGAGCCCGCGGCCGGCGCGCGCTATCCGGGCACGGACTTCGGCCGCTCGCTGCGCCAGATCGCCCAGCTGGTGAAGGCGGAGGTGGGCGTCGAGGTGGCCTTCGCGGACTTGGGGGGATGGGACACGCACGTGGCGCAGGGCGGCGCCGACGGGCAGCTCGCCCGGCGCTTGGCCGAGCTGGCGCAGGGCCTCCGCGCGCTGCACGACGACCTGGGCGAGCGCATGCGCGACGTGGTGATCCTGACCATGAGCGAGTTCGGCCGCACGGTCGCGGAGAACGGCTCCGGCGGCACCGACCACGGCCACGCCAACTGCATGTTCGTGATCGGTGGCGACGTGCGCGGCGGCCGCGTGCTGGGCGACTGGCCCGGCCTGGCGCCCGGCCAGCTGCACGAGGGGCGCGACCTGAAGGTGACGACGGACTTCCGCGACGTGTTCGCCGAGGTGGCGGGGAAGCACCTGGGCGCCACGCACCTGGAGCGCGTGTTCCCCGGCTTCGAGGCCAGCCCCGCGCGCTTTCGCGGCGTCCTGGGCTGA
- a CDS encoding DUF2059 domain-containing protein, whose protein sequence is MKKILLALALVALAAGGAAAQRSPSHRMAAMDVLVAMRVPQALEASLNTALQVQLQGDPRLRGMESVLREFFARYMSWDNLKADYADMYANTFSEAELREMAEFYRTPVGQKLARATPSLMQQGAALGERAVREHMPELQEMIRQHLSARAGARP, encoded by the coding sequence ATGAAGAAGATCCTGCTGGCGCTCGCCCTCGTCGCGCTGGCGGCGGGCGGGGCGGCGGCGCAGCGCTCGCCCAGCCACCGCATGGCGGCGATGGACGTGCTGGTGGCCATGCGCGTGCCGCAGGCGCTGGAGGCGTCGCTGAACACCGCGCTGCAGGTGCAGCTGCAGGGCGACCCGCGGCTGCGGGGGATGGAGTCGGTGCTGCGCGAGTTCTTCGCGCGCTACATGAGCTGGGACAACCTGAAGGCCGACTACGCGGACATGTACGCCAACACCTTCAGCGAGGCCGAGCTGCGCGAGATGGCGGAGTTCTACCGCACCCCCGTGGGCCAGAAGCTGGCGCGCGCTACGCCCTCGCTGATGCAGCAGGGCGCCGCGCTGGGCGAGCGTGCGGTGCGCGAGCACATGCCCGAGCTGCAGGAGATGATCCGCCAGCACCTCTCCGCGCGCGCCGGCGCCCGACCCTGA
- a CDS encoding serine/threonine-protein kinase: protein MAAVAKPRYQGLVAARRWEHDPARPKAEFSLAVGDRVGELTVIGHLARGRMTELYQVWSNRHWCALTAKMVAPEHIRNRRLPTSLRKEERVLGRVRHPNIVQVFGTGDSDGRHYLLMEYLAGPSLFDVLESLPKRRLHVPDAIRATMHVGAAIHYLHRCGWLYRDLKPGNVHLREGIPVLLDFDVVWPLGKEARRPGDRLGTAPYMAPEQVLREPLTTATDVYGLGALLYELLTGKWPTEEIEEDEDEDFWYDDEDDDFEPKTALAPVDPDGAPRNLTTRELNTRYPQLSHDVVPPRQRNSQVTPELEKLILRALLRDPSKRFQTVSGMLAALAPMLKGRHRLWPENAPVERRSDTITR, encoded by the coding sequence ATGGCGGCAGTGGCAAAGCCGCGGTACCAGGGACTGGTGGCCGCGCGCCGGTGGGAGCACGACCCGGCGCGGCCCAAGGCCGAGTTCTCGCTGGCCGTCGGCGACCGCGTGGGCGAGCTGACGGTGATCGGCCACCTGGCACGTGGCCGCATGACCGAGCTCTACCAGGTGTGGAGCAACCGCCACTGGTGCGCGCTGACCGCCAAGATGGTGGCCCCCGAGCACATCCGGAACCGCCGCCTCCCCACCTCGCTGCGCAAGGAGGAGCGCGTGCTGGGCCGGGTTCGCCACCCCAACATCGTGCAGGTGTTCGGCACGGGCGACTCGGACGGGCGGCATTATCTCCTGATGGAATATCTTGCCGGTCCTTCGCTCTTCGACGTGCTGGAGAGCCTCCCCAAGCGCCGCCTGCATGTTCCCGACGCCATCCGCGCCACCATGCACGTGGGCGCGGCGATCCACTATCTCCACCGCTGCGGCTGGCTGTACCGCGACCTGAAGCCCGGCAACGTGCATCTCCGCGAGGGCATCCCCGTTCTCCTGGACTTCGACGTGGTGTGGCCGCTGGGGAAGGAGGCGCGCCGCCCCGGCGACCGGCTGGGAACGGCGCCGTACATGGCCCCCGAGCAGGTGCTGCGCGAGCCGCTGACCACAGCGACGGACGTATACGGGCTGGGCGCGCTCCTCTACGAGCTGCTGACGGGCAAGTGGCCCACGGAGGAGATCGAGGAAGACGAGGACGAGGACTTCTGGTACGACGACGAGGACGACGACTTCGAGCCGAAGACGGCGCTCGCCCCCGTGGACCCCGACGGCGCGCCGCGCAACCTGACCACGCGCGAGCTGAACACGCGCTATCCCCAGCTCTCGCACGACGTGGTGCCGCCGCGGCAGCGCAACTCGCAGGTCACCCCCGAGCTGGAGAAGCTGATCCTGCGCGCGCTGCTGCGCGACCCCTCCAAGCGCTTCCAGACGGTGAGCGGGATGCTGGCAGCGCTGGCGCCCATGCTCAAGGGACGGCACCGCCTCTGGCCCGAGAACGCGCCCGTCGAGCGGCGCAGCGACACCATCACGAGATAA
- a CDS encoding DUF3293 domain-containing protein gives MSDSDLLAAYLATVWSVDGPDGALEVRPGRIAPPPLRPSAIVTAYNPASQPRPAEENDRADADLRARIAAAGAEPWRTLARGTGDDAGAWDEPGWLIRGDVRGLAVALGAEFGQNAIVWIDAAGDVAIVVTRDGFCRTAVGEVVR, from the coding sequence GTGAGCGACTCCGACCTCCTGGCCGCATACCTCGCCACCGTCTGGTCCGTGGATGGACCGGACGGCGCGCTCGAGGTGCGGCCGGGCCGCATCGCGCCGCCCCCGCTTCGTCCGTCGGCGATCGTCACCGCCTACAACCCGGCCTCGCAGCCGCGCCCCGCGGAGGAGAATGACCGCGCGGACGCCGATCTGCGCGCCCGCATCGCCGCGGCGGGGGCGGAGCCGTGGCGCACCCTCGCGCGCGGGACGGGGGACGACGCCGGCGCGTGGGACGAGCCGGGGTGGCTGATCCGCGGCGACGTGCGCGGCCTCGCCGTCGCGCTGGGCGCGGAGTTCGGCCAGAACGCGATCGTGTGGATCGACGCCGCGGGAGACGTCGCCATCGTGGTCACGCGAGACGGGTTTTGCCGGACGGCGGTGGGCGAGGTGGTTCGGTAG
- a CDS encoding CBS and ACT domain-containing protein has translation MTAEPVTVTPEDSLAHALRLTREHRVRHLPVVLNGELVGILSDRDIRTAMPSPIEVPDPERATMLERTPVERVMTREVITAGPFDAVEDAAEQICRHRIGCLPVVDAHNRLLGLITETDVVTAFAEVLAAGGPSSRLEVSVADRPGELARLLAIIGGELKLNVTSLMVLPDGEDGRKTAILHIATIDPREAIEALERAGAKVGWPSLEADLRKGMEA, from the coding sequence ATGACCGCGGAACCCGTGACCGTGACGCCGGAGGACTCGCTGGCGCACGCGCTGCGGCTCACGCGCGAGCACCGCGTCCGCCACCTGCCCGTCGTCCTGAACGGCGAGCTGGTGGGGATCCTGTCGGACCGCGACATCCGCACGGCCATGCCGTCGCCCATCGAGGTGCCGGACCCCGAGCGCGCCACCATGCTCGAGCGCACGCCGGTGGAGCGGGTGATGACGCGCGAGGTGATCACCGCCGGCCCGTTCGACGCGGTGGAGGACGCGGCCGAGCAGATCTGCCGCCACCGCATCGGCTGCCTGCCGGTGGTCGACGCGCACAATCGCCTCCTGGGGTTGATCACCGAGACCGACGTGGTCACCGCGTTCGCCGAGGTGCTGGCGGCGGGCGGGCCGTCGTCTCGCCTCGAAGTCTCCGTCGCCGACCGGCCGGGAGAGCTGGCGCGGCTGCTGGCCATCATCGGCGGCGAGCTGAAGCTGAATGTGACCTCGCTGATGGTGCTTCCCGACGGCGAGGACGGGCGCAAGACGGCCATCCTCCACATCGCCACCATCGACCCGCGCGAGGCCATCGAGGCGCTGGAGCGCGCGGGCGCGAAAGTGGGCTGGCCCTCGCTGGAGGCGGATCTCAGGAAGGGGATGGAGGCGTGA
- a CDS encoding acetoin utilization protein AcuC has product MTGHRTALIWDPEVTRYFFRPDHPFNPKRLELTVSLIEAMGLAGGDQTPIVAPRPATDEELLRVHSREYVDAVKRFSAEGADTSDAWQWGLGTDDTPVFPGMHDVTALVCGGTILAAEMVMSGEVTRAFNVCGGLHHAHRSRGSGFCVYSDLSAAIAWIREAHGARVMYIDYDAHHGDGVQGIFYRDPEVLTLSVHESGRYLFPGTGFVDELGDGDGYGYSLNLPLEAFTEDGSWISIQQKLIPEVAEAFRPDVIVLQNGCDGHVLDPLTHLRATTKLYEETVRLVCEVADRVCEGRVVATGGGGYAVWSVVPRAWTLVWAGLSGQPAPDAIPREWLERWQGESPELLPERLRDGEGAYPPVPRREEIEATNRRTFESLRRQAYPLLRGWGLGF; this is encoded by the coding sequence GTGACCGGGCACCGCACCGCGCTGATCTGGGACCCGGAGGTCACCCGCTACTTCTTCCGCCCCGACCACCCGTTCAACCCGAAGCGGCTGGAGCTCACCGTCTCACTGATCGAGGCGATGGGGCTCGCCGGCGGCGACCAGACGCCCATCGTCGCGCCCCGCCCGGCGACGGACGAGGAGCTGCTGCGCGTCCACTCGCGCGAGTACGTCGACGCGGTGAAGCGCTTCAGCGCGGAGGGCGCGGACACCTCCGACGCGTGGCAGTGGGGGCTGGGGACGGACGACACGCCGGTCTTCCCGGGGATGCACGACGTGACCGCGCTGGTCTGCGGGGGGACGATCCTGGCGGCGGAGATGGTGATGAGCGGCGAGGTCACCCGCGCGTTCAACGTCTGCGGGGGACTGCACCACGCACATCGCTCGCGCGGCAGCGGGTTCTGCGTCTACAGCGACCTGTCCGCCGCCATCGCCTGGATCCGCGAGGCGCACGGTGCGCGGGTGATGTACATCGACTACGACGCCCACCACGGCGACGGGGTGCAGGGGATCTTCTACCGCGACCCCGAGGTACTGACCCTCTCCGTGCACGAGTCGGGGCGATACCTCTTCCCCGGCACCGGCTTCGTGGACGAGCTGGGCGACGGCGACGGCTACGGCTACTCGCTGAACCTGCCGCTGGAGGCGTTCACCGAGGACGGCTCCTGGATCTCCATCCAGCAGAAGCTCATCCCCGAGGTCGCCGAGGCCTTCCGCCCCGACGTGATCGTGCTGCAGAACGGCTGCGACGGCCACGTGCTCGACCCGCTCACCCATCTCCGCGCCACCACGAAGCTGTACGAGGAGACGGTGAGGCTGGTCTGCGAGGTGGCGGACCGCGTCTGTGAGGGCCGCGTGGTGGCCACGGGCGGCGGGGGATACGCGGTGTGGAGCGTGGTCCCCCGCGCTTGGACCCTGGTCTGGGCGGGATTGAGCGGGCAGCCGGCACCGGACGCGATTCCCCGCGAATGGCTGGAGCGCTGGCAGGGGGAGAGCCCGGAGCTCCTCCCCGAGCGCCTGCGCGACGGCGAGGGCGCGTACCCGCCCGTCCCCCGGCGCGAGGAGATCGAGGCCACGAACCGCCGCACCTTCGAGTCGCTGCGCCGGCAGGCGTATCCGCTGCTGCGCGGCTGGGGGCTGGGGTTCTGA
- a CDS encoding GNAT family N-acetyltransferase, with translation MQAALAAHPVPALFPLLPATLRDKEGRVFTVRELRPEDRAALAQFYDAFDPKRAAQGLPPEGEVRIARWLDQVLPNGTHLAVERDGHLVGHAMLLPTEKEGVHEYAIFLAREVRGQGVGTQVNHLSVEVARAMELRGLWLSVEPHNRPALRSYEKAGFRFVPGTVYSPEVEMELAL, from the coding sequence ATGCAGGCCGCCCTCGCCGCCCACCCCGTGCCCGCCCTGTTTCCCCTTCTCCCCGCCACCCTGCGCGACAAGGAAGGCCGCGTGTTCACCGTACGGGAGCTGCGCCCCGAAGACCGCGCCGCGCTCGCCCAGTTCTACGACGCGTTCGACCCCAAGCGCGCCGCGCAGGGGCTGCCGCCGGAAGGCGAGGTGCGGATCGCGCGCTGGCTGGACCAGGTGCTGCCGAACGGGACGCACCTGGCCGTCGAGCGCGACGGCCACCTCGTGGGCCACGCCATGCTCCTGCCGACGGAGAAGGAGGGGGTGCACGAGTACGCCATCTTCCTGGCGCGCGAGGTCCGCGGCCAGGGCGTGGGCACGCAGGTGAACCACCTTTCCGTGGAGGTCGCGCGGGCGATGGAGCTGCGCGGGCTCTGGCTCTCCGTGGAGCCGCACAACCGCCCCGCGCTGCGCAGCTACGAGAAGGCGGGGTTCCGCTTCGTCCCCGGCACCGTCTACTCGCCCGAGGTGGAGATGGAGCTGGCGCTGTAG
- a CDS encoding M1 family metallopeptidase yields MKRIVHFAALLGAVLVSACAPVAEPIVAPVPRGAAGDTAARPLLQPVPVIPEFSAAVQRGTRSTTGAPGPRYWQQRQRYSIEARVSPDSLRVSGRERVVYINRSPDAMRFVVLNLYQNLFRSITGGLNMTRVAAQGQEMAKLTAAQKEQNLAGVNVSTGWYEDGTLGRIYLPRPLASGDSAVFEFEWSFRVPPLTAPRTGFEDALGGRVLQVAQWYPQIAVYDDVMGPDVTGYTGNAEFYLDYGDFDYSITAPTGWLVAATGVLQNPEQVLTPEVRQRLAQAMQQDSPVRVVGQQNIGRGTVQGTNGMVTWRFRAENVRDVAWATSNRYFWDATRGAIPQAGGATKFIPVYCFYRPGAPFWDRGVRHGDHAIEFLSREQVPYLYPQITVTEGPIYGMEYPMIVFVGRPTQGEKDLYAVIAHEVGHEWFPMMVGGDEAVAVWMDEGINTYQESLAFNDYWRGTDHFNEQRGFYIPVAGKRGDAPLMRNGESLDNETLGIAGYYKPGLVMRALRAALGDDVFHRAMRTYMDEWMLKHPYPWDFFNTFERVSGRDLDWFWYPWFFTNATLDLALGTVTPAAGNVTVTVRDMGQVPAPAFIVVTTDAGVVRQTIPVERFLNPPNQRSVTVTIPVQGRVTRVEIDPEQQFPDVNRRNNTWVGQ; encoded by the coding sequence TTGAAGCGAATCGTCCACTTCGCGGCGCTGCTCGGCGCCGTCCTCGTTTCGGCGTGCGCGCCCGTGGCCGAGCCGATCGTGGCGCCGGTGCCGCGCGGCGCGGCGGGCGACACGGCCGCGCGCCCGCTGCTGCAGCCGGTGCCGGTGATCCCCGAGTTCTCGGCGGCCGTGCAGCGCGGCACCCGCAGCACCACCGGCGCGCCCGGGCCGCGCTACTGGCAGCAGCGCCAGCGCTACAGCATCGAGGCGCGGGTGTCGCCCGACTCGCTCAGGGTCAGCGGGCGCGAGCGGGTGGTGTACATCAACCGCTCGCCCGACGCCATGCGCTTCGTGGTGCTGAACCTCTACCAGAACCTGTTCCGCAGCATCACCGGCGGGCTGAACATGACCCGGGTGGCGGCGCAGGGGCAGGAGATGGCGAAGCTCACCGCCGCGCAGAAGGAGCAGAACCTGGCGGGGGTGAACGTCTCCACCGGCTGGTACGAGGATGGGACGCTGGGGCGCATCTACCTCCCGCGCCCGCTGGCCTCGGGCGACAGCGCGGTGTTCGAGTTCGAGTGGAGCTTCCGCGTGCCGCCGCTGACGGCGCCGCGCACCGGCTTCGAGGACGCGCTGGGCGGGCGGGTGCTGCAGGTGGCGCAGTGGTATCCCCAGATCGCCGTGTACGACGACGTGATGGGCCCCGACGTGACGGGGTACACCGGGAACGCCGAGTTCTACCTGGACTACGGCGACTTCGACTACTCCATCACCGCGCCCACGGGATGGCTGGTGGCGGCCACGGGGGTGCTGCAGAACCCCGAGCAGGTGCTGACGCCCGAGGTGCGGCAGCGGCTCGCGCAGGCCATGCAGCAGGACTCTCCCGTGCGCGTGGTCGGCCAGCAGAACATCGGGCGGGGGACGGTGCAGGGGACCAACGGGATGGTGACCTGGCGCTTCCGCGCGGAGAACGTGCGCGACGTGGCGTGGGCCACCAGCAACCGCTACTTCTGGGACGCCACCCGCGGCGCCATCCCGCAGGCGGGCGGGGCGACGAAGTTCATCCCCGTGTACTGCTTCTACCGCCCCGGCGCGCCGTTCTGGGACCGCGGCGTGCGCCACGGCGACCACGCCATCGAGTTCCTCTCGCGCGAGCAGGTGCCGTACCTCTATCCGCAGATCACGGTCACCGAGGGGCCGATCTACGGGATGGAGTACCCGATGATCGTGTTCGTCGGACGCCCCACGCAGGGCGAGAAGGACCTGTACGCGGTGATCGCGCACGAGGTGGGGCACGAGTGGTTCCCGATGATGGTGGGGGGCGACGAGGCGGTGGCGGTGTGGATGGACGAGGGGATCAACACCTACCAGGAATCGCTGGCCTTCAACGACTACTGGCGCGGCACCGACCACTTCAACGAGCAGCGCGGCTTCTACATTCCCGTGGCCGGCAAGCGCGGCGACGCGCCGCTGATGCGCAACGGCGAGTCGCTCGACAACGAGACGCTGGGGATCGCGGGCTACTACAAGCCCGGGCTGGTGATGCGCGCGCTCCGTGCCGCCCTGGGCGACGACGTGTTCCACCGCGCCATGCGCACCTACATGGACGAGTGGATGCTGAAGCACCCGTATCCGTGGGACTTCTTCAACACCTTCGAGCGGGTGTCGGGGCGCGACCTGGACTGGTTCTGGTATCCGTGGTTCTTCACCAACGCCACGCTCGACCTGGCGCTGGGCACGGTGACGCCGGCCGCGGGGAACGTGACGGTGACGGTGCGCGACATGGGCCAGGTGCCGGCCCCCGCCTTCATCGTGGTGACGACGGACGCGGGCGTGGTGCGGCAGACCATCCCCGTGGAGCGCTTCCTGAACCCGCCCAACCAGCGCTCGGTGACGGTGACCATCCCGGTGCAGGGGCGGGTGACGCGGGTGGAGATCGACCCCGAGCAGCAGTTCCCGGACGTGAACCGACGCAACAACACCTGGGTCGGGCAGTGA